ATATCCAGGCGGTCTTTACCCATAAGGACGATCCGAATGAAAATGCCTGGTTCGAGTCAGTGGCGGAATTGGCGGCCGCGAATGATATTCCGGTCTACGCGCCGGAAGACATCAACCATCCCCTCTGGGTTGAACGCATCATGGAATTGGCGCCGGACGTCATTTTTTCTTTTTATTACCGCAAGATGGTTGGCGATGAGATCCTCGCCGTTCCCTCGAAGGGCTGTCTGAACCTTCACGGCTCGCTTCTGCCCCGTTACCGGGGTCGCTGTCCGGTGAACTGGGTGTTGATCCATGGAGAAAAAGAAACCGGGGTCACCCTGCATTACATGACGCCACGGCCGGATGACGGTGACATCGTCGGACAACAGCGAGTGGCCATTGAAGAAAGCGACACAGCCTTGACCCTGCATGCGAAGCTTGCCGGTGCAGCAGGAGAAATGCTCGATGTCCTGTTGCCGAAAATCCGAAAAAACGAGGCTGACCGTGTCCCACAGGACAAAACCTTGGCAAGCTGTTTCGGCGGGCGCGGACCGCAGGACGGATTGATTGACTGGACCCAAAACGCGACCACGGTCCGAAACCTTGTACGGGCGGTGACCCGCCCCTATCCAGGTGCTTTTTCCTTTCTGGGAAACCGCAAGTGCATTTTCTGGGACGTTGCGACAACGGCGGCAGCGCCGGGGGCCTATCCAGGCGGCGTTATGTCGACAGATCCTCTGCGAATCGCCTGTGGCGACGGCGCCGTGGAGGTTCGCTACGGGCAGAGTGAAAACGGCGTTTACATGAGCGGCCGGCAACTCGCGCAGGAACTCAACCTGGCTGTCGGCATGCGATTCAATGGCAAGACCGAGACGGTAACAGAGGAACACCGCAAAAAGCACGTCCTGATCCTTGGCGTCAACGGCTTTATCGGGAATCACTTGAGTGAGCGGCTGTTGGAAAGCGGCCGCTATGCGGTCCACGGTATGGACCTGTGTTCGACCGGCATCGGACATTTGTTGGGGCATCCCGATTTTCATTTTACGGAAGGGGATATTTCGATCATGCGGGAATGGATCGAGTATCATGTGCGCAAATGCGACATTGTCCTTCCGCTGGTGGCCGTCGCCACCCCGATTGAGTATGTCCGCAATCCGTTGCGGGTATTCGAGCTGGATTTCGAAGAGAATTTGCGTGTCGTACGGTATTGCGTCAAGTATGGGAAACGCCTGATATTTCCTTCCACCTCGGAAGTCTATGGCATGTGCACGGATGATGAATTTGACGAGCAGCGCTCAAACCTTGTTCTTGGCCCGATCCATAAACAGCGCTGGATCTATTCATGCAGTAAGCAGATGTTGGATCGAGTGATCTGGGCATACGGCAAGAGTCAGGGGCTTCAATTCACCCTTTTCCGACCTTTCAACTGGATAGGGCCGAAACTGGACTCCTTGGCGTCCGCCCGGATCGGTAGTTCACGCGTGATCACCCAGTTCATCCTGAATCTGGTGGAAGGAACTCCGATCCGCCTGGTGGACGGCGGCAGGCAGAAACGTTGTTTTACCGACTTCAGGGACGGCATCGAATGCCTCTTCAGGATTATCGAAAACAAGAACGACCAGTGCAATGGGCACATCTTCAATATCGGAAATCCAAACAACGAATGCAGTATAGCCGCTCTTGCCGATATGCTTCGGGGAAAATTTGACGGTCATCCACTTCGGCATCGTTTCCCTCCGGCTGCCGGAATTCAACGCATCGAGGCCCGAGCCTATTATGGGTCGGGCTATCAGGACGTTCAGCATCGGCGACCGTCGATCCGCGAGGCTCAGACGATTTTAGGGTGGACGCCGAACGTGCCTTTTGAGCAGTCCGTTGAAGAAACGCTGGATTATTTTCTCAAATCGGCGGTGGAATGCGCAGCGGAGGCATCATGTGCCATGTCGGCCTGCGAGTAGATGTCGATACGTTGCGGGGCACTCGAATCGGGGTCCCGAACCTGGTCGACATTTTGGCCCGGCACCAAATCCGGGCCAGCTTCTTTTTTTCAGTGGGTCCGGACAATATGGGTCGGCATCTCCGGCGTTTGATGCGGCCCGCCTTTCTGCTCAAGATGTTCAGAACGCGGGCGGTCAGTCTGTACGGCTGGGATATTCTCTTGCGGGGCACCCTGTGGCCCGGAGCAGTAATCGGTAAGCGCTGTTCCGGCCCGATTCGTCAGGTTATGGAGGCGGGGCATGAGGTCGGTCTCCACGCCTGGGACCATCACCGCTGGCAGACGGCGATCGAAAAAATGGATAAGGCGGAAATAATCGCTGACATCCGTAAGGGCTTGGAATTACTGACGGATATCCTGGGACACGCCCCGGAATGTTTCGCGGCCCCTGCCTGGAGGGTGACACCTGAAGCGCTATTGGCGTTGGAGCAATTCCCTTTTCGGTTTGAATCCGATTGTCGCGGTCGTTCGCTTTTTTATCCGCTGATAAACAACCGGCCGTCCCGTCATGTTCAGGTCCCGACCACGCTGCCGACTTACGAAGAGCTCGTCGGCCGCCAATGCACACCGAAAACTTATAACGACCAGCTGTTGAATATGATTCGTCCCGACCAGCTCAATGTCCTGACCATCCACGCCGAAGTGGAGGGTGGCGCCTGTCTGGAATTGTTCCGGGATTTTCTGTTCAAGGCACAACAGCGGGATATCGCCTTCGCGCCTCTTGGCGAAATTCTTCGTGAAACCGGAAAAGCAGAGAAATCAAGGATGGTTAGAGGCACTCTCGCCGGCAGGGACGGATGGGTTGCCTGCCAGGATGGCACGGATAGCATGCAAATTCACGATAAGGTCAGCAAACGATGAGCACATTGAATAAACGCTACATTCTATTACTTCTGGCATTTTTTTTACTGGCGTACATTCTTCCCCTGGGGGTGCATGACCTGGTTGTTCCGGATGAAACGCGCTACGCAGAAATTCCCCGAGAAATGATTGCCAGCGGCGAATGGATATCGCCCCAACTCAACGGTCTGCGCTACTTTGAAAAACCGGTGCTGGGCTATTGGGTTCAAGCAGGCTCACTTCTTTTGTTCGGGGAAAACAACTTTGCCGTACGCCTACCTTCCGCCCTATCCGTGGGTTTGTCAGGCTTGTTGATATATGTATTGGTATGGCGGAATTCCCGTCGTGAAGATGAAGACGGCGGTTTTCCTGCTATTCTAGCCACTCTTGTTTTTTTATCCTGTTTTGAGGTGTTCGGGGTGGGAAACACCGCCGTGTTGGACAGCCTGTTCTCATTCTTTCTTACGGCGACCGTTACCGCTTTCTATTTTGCCACGGAGTCACCGCCAGGGTCGGGGCGGGAAAGAGGCTTCCTGTTTCTCGCCGGTCTGAGTTGCGGCCTGTCCTTTCTGACCAAGGGGTTCCTCGGATTCGCCGTGCCGGTTCTGGCGGTAGCGCCCTATCTGGTTTTGCAGCGCCGGTATGCCGATTTGTTGCGCATGAGCCGGCTGCCGATTCTCACCGCGATTTTAGTTTCGTTGCCATGGAGTATCGCAATCCACCTTCGGGAACCTGATTTCTGGCGTTTCTTTTTCTGGAACGAGCATATCCGCCGGTTTATGGCCGACAATGCTCAACATAAAGAGTCGTTCTGGTTTTTCTTTATGACGGCGCCGGGCATGTTTTTCCCGTGGGTGTTTATGGTGCCCGCAGCCGTACTAGGAATAAAAACCCGATTGTTTGAACAGGGGGCGCCGGGCCGGTTGTTAAAATTTTGTCTATGTTGGCTGGTGCTGCCGTTTTTGTTCTTTTCCCTTTCGAACGGGAAACTCTTAACCTACATACTTCCCTGTTTCCCGCCGTTTGCCATTCTCATCGCTTTTGGGTTGTTGCATGTGCTAAAGCAAGATACGCGGAACAGGGTGTTCCAGGGGGGATTGTTTTCAACACCGTTCTCTTGGGTCTCATTTTAGTAGCTTTTTTGTATGTTCAACTTTTTGGTTTCAACGGGTTCCGACCATACAGCCAGGCATGGAAAGCCGTGATGGTCGTCAATGGCTTGGCGTACTCTGTACTGTTTCTCGTTTGGGCTCTCAGGAGCCGGACAATGGTCAACAAAACTCTCTTACTCGGTCTCTCGCCGCTTCTTCTATTCTTTGTTGTTCACTTTACCATTCCGGACTTGACCAGTGAGGTGAAGTCGCCCGGACCTTTTTTGGAACAATACGCCCGAGGTATTGATAGCAAAGATATTGTCATTTCCGATGCATATTCAATCAGGGCAGTGGGCTGGTATCTGAAACGAAGCGATGTTTACTTACTGGGTGGAACGGGTGAGCTTGATTACGGGTTGAAACATAAAGATGCGGCCGGCAGATTGCTTGATATGCAAACTGCGGTCGACTTGATTCAGAAAAATCGGGGCAGGACTGTACTGATTGCCAGGGTGAAACATATCGCCCGATGGCGGGATCAGCTCCCCCAGCCTGTTTTCCAGGATCAGAGTGGTCCTAAAGGCTATGTTCTGTGGAGCTTTTGATATTGGCTCAAAAGGTTTGAAGGGCATCGGCAGCCCTACGGGTCATATGTTGTTGGCCACCTCACTGATCTAATTGGGTGCGGATCTTTTAGAACGACATCCAGGGTGGACCCTCTGAGGTAGATCCAGATGGCCTTGAAGCAGCAAGCGCATCAGCTCCGTTTCTCCTCGTTCCCAAGCTCTGGCTTGGGAACGGCCTCACCGAAGCTGGAGCTTCTGCACAGTTGTGTTCCCAAGCTGGAGCTTGGGAACAAGAAACAAAAGATCTGCACCCGATCTAATTGAGATCATCTATGGGATACACTATGTGTGAATGACGTGAGTCGGTCTTACTCGTGTGTATAAGACTGGCAATAGCGGTTAGAGGAGAAGGATGATCATGGCCAGATATCTTCCTCTCATTGTACTTGGAGTGCTGCTCAACGCTTCGGCTCAGTTGGTCCTTAAGCAGGGAATGCGTCAAATCGGTTATTTTGACTTCGGTTTGCAAAACTGCGGCCGCATTTTTTTGGCGGTGGCGTTAAATCACTTTATATTGATCGGGTTGGGGTGTTATGTCGTCAGCGTGGCGGTCTGGCTGCTTGTGCTTTCCAGGGTTGAGGTGAGCTATGCCTATCCGCTTCTTTCTATCGGCTATATCGTCACGGCTTTTGCCGGTCAAATGTTTTTCAATGAGGGGATCGGCCTTACCCGCTGGGCTGGCATTATTGTCATATGCGCTGGTGTTTGGCTTATTACCCGTTCAGCATGAAGGAGGACATCACGCAAACGGGCTAAGGCGTCAATATTGAGATGAAGGATATTTTGGAGGCTCTAAGTTGTGAAAATTCTGGTCGTTGACGATAATCTTTCGTTGCTGGACCAGATCCGGCAAATTCTCGAAAACCAGCGCTACATCGTGGAGACGGCAACAGATGGAGAGAAGGCGCTGAATAAGCTGTTTGATAACCCTTTCGATGCGATAATCCTCGACATCATGATGCCGAAAATTGACGGGCTGACGGTTTTGGAAGAAGTGCGAAAGGCAGGGATTGATGTGCCCGTGCTAATGCTCACCGCCAAAGGCGATGTGGAAGACAGAGTGAAGGGACTCGATCTCGGCGCGGACGATTACCTGGCGAAACCGTTTTCACTGGACGAATTGGTGGCCCGCCTGCGTGCACTGCTTAGAAGAGCAGGAGGGCAGTGTGAATCCGTCTTACAGGTTCATGATTTACAGTTGGACACGAAAAGCCGCAAGGTCACCAAAAGCGGAAACCCGATCGAGCTGACTCCAAGAGAGTTCTCCATTCTCGAGTTTCTTTTGCACAACAAAAACAGGGCCGTATCCCGTTTCAGCTTGGCCGAACATGTGTGGGGAGACGATTTCGATCCGTTCAGCATGTCAAATTTCATGGACGTCCATATCAAGAATCTTCGTCAAAAGATCGGAGATTCAGGCGAACGGAAGATTATCCGAACCATCCGCGGCGTAGGATATATCATCGGAGACACTGAATGATCACCGTCAAGACAAGGATCACCTTCTTCATTGTCGGAGCCGGTTTTTTATCAAGTTTATTATTTTCCGTTGTCGTGTTCTACGAATCGATAGAACAACCTTTCGAGCTTCTGGACACCCTACTGAAAGAGGAAGCATATCGAACAGCGGCCATGCTTGTGAAAGCGCAAAAAGAATCAAATTCAATGCTTCTGGATTCTGCATCTCGGGAAATGAGTCGGTATTGGATTGAAATTTACGATGGCGGTACCCGCAAAACAATTTTTCAGTCCGATCTGGCAAAATCGGTAAAGTTGCCTCTGGTGAATCCGGGTTCTCGTGCTATCGTACGCCCCCTTGTTTCTGAGGCAGAAATCAAGTCGGCCCAGTCCGGAAACAAAAATTCATCCTTTCGGGTAAGGACCCTGTCAATCGAATTGGAAGGGCGATCGTTCATTGTCCAGATCGCACGGCCCATGGAAGAACTGAACGAAGAGATTTGGGAGTTGGTTTTCGGGATTTTGGCCGGGCTGGTTTTTTCCACAGTGGGATTGATCGCTATAAGCCATGTTATGGCCGGTAGAATTCTGCGGCCGATTGGTGACATGAAAAACTTGGCTCAGGATATCAGCGAAAATAACCTTGAGCAGCGAATACCGCCTGGAGAAGGGCGGGATGAATTCAGTGAACTTGCCAGAACCATCAACCAGATGTTGGATCGGCTGCAATATTCTTTTGCAAGGCAAAGGAATTTCCTGTTTGATACATCGCATGAACTGAAAACGCCCCTCACCACCATACGGCTCGCCGTCGATGAAATTGTTTCCCATGGCGACGGGAATCTACCCCCTCTTATCAGGAACAACCTCTTCAGACTAAAAAACCAGGTGTTGCGGATGGAGCGACTGGTCAAGGATCTACTGAACCTGTCTTCCTTGGAAACATTGTCCAGTATCGATCCAAAACCGGTCCAAATAAGCGAGTTGTTGTCATCCTTGGTCGGGGAATATAAATTCCTGGCGGATTCCCGTAACATCAAAATGGACTTTCGCCTTCCCAATGGGCTCGTCATCCAGGGAGATGAGCAAAAACTGCACCGCGCACTATCGAATATTTTGGATAATGCCATCAAGTATAACGTGGATGGAGGACAGATTGCGCTGAGGGGCGACTTCTCTGCTGCCGGACTGACGGTAACAATCGCCAATACAGGTCCAGGTGTTGCCGACGCGGATATCCCCAGGGTGTTTGACCAATTTTACCGGGTTGAAAAATCCCGATCAATTGAGCACGGTGGCTCCGGCCTCGGGTTAAGCATCGTCAAAAGGATCGTCGAACTTCATGGTGGCGATGTAACATTTGAAAGCGAACAAGGTGGATGGACTCAAGTGACCGTCAGTTTGCCTCGGTACCGGGAGAGAATTCCGGCATGAGTACTATGGGGAAGTGCAAGTCCCAGTGGAGACAATTCTTTCCCCTCGTTCCCAAGCTCTGGCTTGGGAACGGCTTCATAGGAATCGAAGCTGGAGCTTCTGCACAGTTGTGTTCCCAAGCTGGAGCTTGGGAACAAGGTAAGGTAGATGCTGGAGCTTGGGAACAAGCTGGATTTCCCCTCCCCTTGTGGGAGGTGATTAAGGGGAGGGGAATGTAACTGATTGACATACGTTAATTTTCTCACCCTCACCCCAACCCTCTCCCATCAAGGGAGAGGGTGATTTTTTTGACGTTCGTTAACCTTTTTGGCTAAGGTCTCCAATTTAGGATGTAACAGGTATGTAATGAGCACGTAAGCGAAAAAGGGGTTATGGCACATTGGGCCATAACCCCTTTGTTTTTCTGGCGCGCCCGGCAGGATTCGAACCTGCGACCTACGGATTCGTAGTCCGGCACTCTATCCAGCTGAGCTACGGGCGCATGTGTCATTCGGGAGCCGGTTTATAGCACCCGGCGGTGCAACGGGCAAGGAAAAAATGGGAATCTCCGGGACATACGAGCCTTCAGCGGCGTTCGTATTCCCGTTCCAGTCCCCAGGCGCGAAGTTCCGCCAGCATCCCGTGCGCGGTGAGATCGTGCTGGATGGGCGTGATGGAGATAAAGCCCTCGTTCAGGGCTCGGGCGTCGGCGTCCAGGTTTTCCTCGGTTCCCACCAGCTGGCTCGTCAGCCAGTAATACTCACGGTTTCGCGGGTCCACCCGCCGGTCGTAACTTTCCTGAAGGCGCAGTTCTCCCTGGTGTGTCACCCGCACGCCGCGAATCCCTTCGGGATGCATGTTGGGAACGTTGATGTTCAGGCTGACCCCGGGGGGAAGTCCGTTCGCTCCGATGGCATCGACCACCTGCATCACGATGTCCGCGGCCGCCCGGAAGTCGGTGGGCTGGAAGGAATCGATGGAAACCGCCACCGCAGGAAGTCCGAGGAGGGCCCCTTCGGTCGCCGCCGAAACAGTCCCCGAATAGAGGACATTGATCCCCACGTTGGCCCCCAGGTTGATGCCCGAAACCACCACATCCGGCAGTGGCTTCACCAGTTCACGCACGGCCAGCTTCACGCAGTCGGCCGGCGTGCCGCTGCAGGCATGGCCGAAAAACCGGCCGTTTCGCTTCACGGGCTTCACCCGGAGGGGGTCCAGGAAGGTGATGGCGTGCCCGACCGCGCTCTGTTCCGTCTCGGGGGCCACCACGAACACCTCGTGGACTGCGTTCAAGGCTTCGTATAGGGCTTCGATCCCCTTGGAAAATATCCCATCGTCGTTGGTAAGAAGAACCCGCATCTTCTGCGACCTAACGCGCTCCCTTCAGGAAATGCTTGGCGGCTTCGATCCCTGTTTCCAGCGCCTTGCGGTTGAGGTCTTCCGTGTCCGGCGGCACGCGCTGGAGCACCGCCGCTTCCATGCTGCTCAAAGACACCGCGCGCGTGAGCACGGCCAAGGCTCCCAGCGCCACGATGTTGGCCACCATCTCTTTCCCCAGTTCGCTTCGCGCGATCTGGGTAAAAGGGATGGAAATCGCCTTGGTGGTCGGCAATTGCTTCACGAAGGTGGAATCCACCACCAGCATGCCTTCCGGCTTAAGATCGAAGAAATATGCATCACAGGACTTCTGGTTCATGGCGAGCAGTATATCCGGCTTGATGGCCTTGGGATAGTCGATTTCCTGGTCGCTGATGACAACCTCGGCCTTGCTCGCCCCGCCCCGGGCTTCCGGACCGTAGCTCTGAGTCTGGCACACGTATTTCCCGTCGTGCACGCCGGCCGCCTCGGCGAGGATGATCCCCGCCATGATGATACCCTGGCCGCCGGAGCCGCTCAGTCGGATTTCGTATCGATTCGGCATGTTCGGATCCTTTTGGAAAGCCCCGCCCCTCAGCGCGCCTTCGCCATGCGGGCTTTGGCCGTTTCGCGGATCTTCTGGTATTCCTGGGTGTAGATGGGCAGATCCCGGTCCACCAGGATGCCGATGGTGAACTTCCCTTCCAGCTCTTCCGGCGTCATCTTCTGGGCCTTTTCCACCCGGACGGCCGTTTCCTTCTGCCAGCGGAGCATCTCCACGGGGCCTCCCAGGTTGTTGCGCCGGCCGTACTGGGTGTGGCAGTGGGTTACCACTTCCACCACGGCGAAACCGCGCTTTCGGATGGCCTTTTCGATGAGCCCGTCCAGCATGTTTGCATGGTAGACCGTTCCGCGCGCCACCATGCTGGCCCCGGCTGTGACCGCCAGTTCCGCGATGGAAAAGGAGTGCTCGATGTTCCGGTAGATGGCCGTGGTGGCGAGGGCGCCGTACGGGGTAGTGGGTGAATACTGGCCGCCGGTCATCCCGTAGATGTTGTTGTTGAGGATGATTGCGGTGAGGTTCAGGTTTCGGCGGGCCGCGTGGATGAAGTGGTTTCCGCCGATGGCCGTGGCGTCGCCGTCGCCCATGATGACGATGACCTGGAGGCTGGGATTGGCGAGCTTCACACCCGTCGCGAAGGTGAGAGCCCGGCCGTGAGTGGTGTGAAGGGTGTTGAAGTCCACGTACACTGGAAGCCGCCCCGAACAGCCGATGCCCGACACCAAGACCACCTCGTCTTTGGTAAGGCCCGTCTTGTCGATGGCCCGGATGAGGGATCCCAGAACGATCCCGTTGCCGCATCCCGGGCACCACACGTGGGGAAACTTCTTCTCGTGGCGCAGGTACTTGTGAATGAGCTTGGTGATTTCAGCCATGGTTTCCTCGCCGTCTTGCCGCCGCTCACATCTTGATGAGCCGGACAAGGATTTCATCCGGCGTGATGAGGGTGCCGTCGATGCGGTTGAGGGTTTCCACTCGCGTCATGCCCTGATTGATGCGTTTCACTTCGCGGGAGACCTGGCCCATGTTGAGTTCCGGAACGAGGACGGCTTTTACGCGCCGCAGATACGGTTCCATGATCTGCCGCGGAAACGGCCAGAGGGTGATGAGCTGAATCAGGCCCGCCTTGACGCCCCTTTCGCGCGCTTCGCGCACGGCGCGCCGTGCCGAGCGGGCCACCGAGCCGTAGGCGACCACCAGGTGGTCCGCGTCGTCGGTGAGTTCCTCTTTCACCATGAGGATGTCGAAGAAGTACTGGTTGATCTTTCGGAAGATCCGGTTCACGAATGGAACGATTTCATCGCGCCGCTGAGTGGGGAAACCGCGCACATCGTGGATGAGGCCGGTAACGTGGTAGCGGTAACCGTCGCCGAAGATTCCCATGGGCGGAACGCCCCGGCTGTTGTCTTCGTAAGGAATGTACCAGTCCGGCGGCATATTGGGCCGAATACGGTCGATCACTTCGATTTCGCCCGGATGCGGCAGGCTGATCTTTTCCCGCGTGTGGGCGACCACCTCATCCGAAAGGATCACCACCGGTGTTCGGTACTTTTCAGCCAGGTTAAAGGCCTTCACCGTGATGTCGAAGCAGTCGCGGGTCGTGGAAACCGCCAGCACGATGATGGGATGGTCGCCGTGGGTGCCCCACCGGGCTTGCATGACGTCGCCCTGGCTCACGTTGGTGGGAAGCCCGGTGCTGGGGCCGCCGCGCATGACGTTCACCACCACGCAGGGGACTTCAGCCACGCAGGCGAACCCGAGGTTTTCCTGCATGAGCGAAAAGCCGGGCCCGCTGGTCGCCGTCATGGATTTGGCGCCGGCGAGCGACGCCCCGATGACCGCGCCCATGCTCGCGATTTCGTCTTCCATCTGGATGAAGGTGCCCCCTAGGGCCGGGAGTTTCACCGACATCGCCTCGCTGATTTCGGTCGCCGGCGTGATGGGATAGCCGGCGAAAAAGCTGCAACCGGCCGCCAGAGCCCCTTCCACCATGGCCTCGTTGCCCTGGAGGAGCACCGGGCGTCCCAGTTTTATTTGGTCGTTCACGGCACCGTCTCCCTCCCTGCGCTCAGCCATCGGCCGCTTCGTCCTCTTCGGTCCGCTTGGCTCGCTTCTGAGCCACACTGATGGCGAAATCCGGGCAGTGGATTTCGCAGAACCCGCAGCCCGTGCACCGCTCGGGAGCGGTGACCACCGGTAAGCCTTCCTCGTCCATTTCGATGCACTGACGAGGACAGAAGGCCGCGCAGATGCCGCACGCCTTGCACCAGGCGCGAAAGATATCGATTTCGTACGTCTTCCGTTCCCGCTTCTTGCCCTTTCCGGCGCCGCGGTGGCCCTGCGCTTCGGCCTGAGCTCCCTCGCCCTTCGCCGGTGCCCCATCCGTTGCTTCTTTGGTATCAACCGGCTGGTCCACCTTCACTTGTTCCTTGCTCATCGCCGACTCCGTTGTCGTCAAGATCTCAAAAATGTTTGCCTTTCCTTAGTCCAACCCGGCTCCATTTTCAACCGCGAAACCGGCGCGCCACAAAAAGAAGGCGACAACGGATTGGTAGCGCAGAAAATAATAGACCTAATATCTGATGCCGAATTCTATTTCCCCTCCCCTTGTGGGAGGGGATTAAGGGGAGGGGAATGTAATTGATTGACATACATTAACTTTCTCACCCTCACCCCAACCCTCTCCCATCAAGGGAGAGGGGGACTTTTCACCTAGTTCCCAAGCTTTGGCTTGGGAACGGCCTCACCGAAGCTGGAGCTTCTGCACAGTTGTGTTCCCAAGCTGGAGCTTGGGAACAAGAAGCAAAAGATCTGCACCCATTCTATTTCCCCTCCCCTTGTGGGAGGGGATTAAGGGGAGGGGAATGTAATTGATTGACATACGTTACTTTTCTCACCCTCACCCCAACCCTCTCCCATCAAGGGAGAGGGGGACTTTTCACCTAGTTCCCAAGCTTTGGCTTGGGAACGGCCTCACCGAAGCTGGAGCTTCTGCACAGTTGTGTTCCCAAGCTGGAGCTTGGGAACAAGAAGCAAAAGATCTGCACCCATTCTATTTCCCCTCCCCTTGTGGGAGGGGATTAAGGGGAGGGGAATGTAATTGATTGACATACGTTACTTTTCTCACCCTCACCCCAACCCTCTCCCATCAAGGGAGAGGGGGACTTTTTGACCTTCGTTAACCTCTTTGCTTAAGGCCTCCACTTTAGAACGCTACCAATGATTTCAGACGACTTTCTGCGATTTCTAGGTCTTCGAATCCATTTGACAAAAACCGGCCCGTGGTATAAGAGCGGTCGGTGTTGGGTGGCTCTCCCGGCACACCACGCTCAAACACGGCCGTTGAACGTTCCGACTTTCGGTCACTTTTTCCGGCGCCTTCTGGAACACGCCCGACGAGGGAGACCGCATCGCAATGGTTCAGTCCCCTGTTCCAATCCTTGGCGAAATCCCGCCCCAAACGGGAAGAAGCCGTGACTCCATCCCCTTGCTGAGCTTCCACGGCCTTTCGGTGCCCTTCCCTTCCGTTTGGAACTCCGCGCCAGCCGGCGGGTGTCAACGGCGGCGGCCTGTGCCGAGCAGCATCCGTTTCCCTTCGCCGGAACCCTGCGCCTTCGCTTTCCCGTTCCTGCCGATCGTCGATTCGCGCTTGGATCCCGTTTCAGGTGATTTTTTCCAGTCTAAAAAACAAACAGCGTCAGTGACAAGGAGCCTTTCATGCGCGACGTGCACGTGGACCAGGTCGTAGCCGCCGTTCGAGACCTCTCTATTCGCGCCAATACGGAACTGGGCGAAGACGTGCTCCAGGCGTTTCGAAAGGCCATGGAAATCGAAGAATCCCCCACGGGAAAGGACATTTTGGCCAGCCTCATCGAAAACGCCGAGATCGCCCGGAGCGAAGGCATTCCCATGTGTCAGGACACGGGGTTCGCGGTCGTCTTCGTGGAACTGGGTCAGGACGTTCACATCGTGGGAGGCGGTTTGAGGGAAGCGGTTGACGAAGGCGTCCGCCTGGGCTACCGGGACGGGTACCTAAGGAAAAGCATCTGCCATCCCTTCACCCGGGAAAACACCGGAGACAACACCCCTGCCGTCGTGCACGTGGACGTGGTGCCCGGAGACGGCCTCAAGCTGATCTTCGCCCCCAAGGGGAGCGGCAGTGAAAACATGAGCCGCGTCACTATGCTGACTCCCGCCGTGGGCGTGGAAGGCGTCAAAGCATTCGTGGTTG
This is a stretch of genomic DNA from Desulfoglaeba alkanexedens ALDC. It encodes these proteins:
- a CDS encoding phospholipid carrier-dependent glycosyltransferase, translating into MSTLNKRYILLLLAFFLLAYILPLGVHDLVVPDETRYAEIPREMIASGEWISPQLNGLRYFEKPVLGYWVQAGSLLLFGENNFAVRLPSALSVGLSGLLIYVLVWRNSRREDEDGGFPAILATLVFLSCFEVFGVGNTAVLDSLFSFFLTATVTAFYFATESPPGSGRERGFLFLAGLSCGLSFLTKGFLGFAVPVLAVAPYLVLQRRYADLLRMSRLPILTAILVSLPWSIAIHLREPDFWRFFFWNEHIRRFMADNAQHKESFWFFFMTAPGMFFPWVFMVPAAVLGIKTRLFEQGAPGRLLKFCLCWLVLPFLFFSLSNGKLLTYILPCFPPFAILIAFGLLHVLKQDTRNRVFQGGLFSTPFSWVSF
- a CDS encoding response regulator transcription factor; protein product: MKILVVDDNLSLLDQIRQILENQRYIVETATDGEKALNKLFDNPFDAIILDIMMPKIDGLTVLEEVRKAGIDVPVLMLTAKGDVEDRVKGLDLGADDYLAKPFSLDELVARLRALLRRAGGQCESVLQVHDLQLDTKSRKVTKSGNPIELTPREFSILEFLLHNKNRAVSRFSLAEHVWGDDFDPFSMSNFMDVHIKNLRQKIGDSGERKIIRTIRGVGYIIGDTE
- the arnA gene encoding bifunctional UDP-4-amino-4-deoxy-L-arabinose formyltransferase/UDP-glucuronic acid oxidase ArnA yields the protein MKTIVLAYHNIGCVGIRALLAHGYDIQAVFTHKDDPNENAWFESVAELAAANDIPVYAPEDINHPLWVERIMELAPDVIFSFYYRKMVGDEILAVPSKGCLNLHGSLLPRYRGRCPVNWVLIHGEKETGVTLHYMTPRPDDGDIVGQQRVAIEESDTALTLHAKLAGAAGEMLDVLLPKIRKNEADRVPQDKTLASCFGGRGPQDGLIDWTQNATTVRNLVRAVTRPYPGAFSFLGNRKCIFWDVATTAAAPGAYPGGVMSTDPLRIACGDGAVEVRYGQSENGVYMSGRQLAQELNLAVGMRFNGKTETVTEEHRKKHVLILGVNGFIGNHLSERLLESGRYAVHGMDLCSTGIGHLLGHPDFHFTEGDISIMREWIEYHVRKCDIVLPLVAVATPIEYVRNPLRVFELDFEENLRVVRYCVKYGKRLIFPSTSEVYGMCTDDEFDEQRSNLVLGPIHKQRWIYSCSKQMLDRVIWAYGKSQGLQFTLFRPFNWIGPKLDSLASARIGSSRVITQFILNLVEGTPIRLVDGGRQKRCFTDFRDGIECLFRIIENKNDQCNGHIFNIGNPNNECSIAALADMLRGKFDGHPLRHRFPPAAGIQRIEARAYYGSGYQDVQHRRPSIREAQTILGWTPNVPFEQSVEETLDYFLKSAVECAAEASCAMSACE
- a CDS encoding polysaccharide deacetylase family protein, encoding MCHVGLRVDVDTLRGTRIGVPNLVDILARHQIRASFFFSVGPDNMGRHLRRLMRPAFLLKMFRTRAVSLYGWDILLRGTLWPGAVIGKRCSGPIRQVMEAGHEVGLHAWDHHRWQTAIEKMDKAEIIADIRKGLELLTDILGHAPECFAAPAWRVTPEALLALEQFPFRFESDCRGRSLFYPLINNRPSRHVQVPTTLPTYEELVGRQCTPKTYNDQLLNMIRPDQLNVLTIHAEVEGGACLELFRDFLFKAQQRDIAFAPLGEILRETGKAEKSRMVRGTLAGRDGWVACQDGTDSMQIHDKVSKR
- a CDS encoding 4-amino-4-deoxy-L-arabinose transferase, producing MARYLPLIVLGVLLNASAQLVLKQGMRQIGYFDFGLQNCGRIFLAVALNHFILIGLGCYVVSVAVWLLVLSRVEVSYAYPLLSIGYIVTAFAGQMFFNEGIGLTRWAGIIVICAGVWLITRSA